Part of the Coturnix japonica isolate 7356 chromosome 20, Coturnix japonica 2.1, whole genome shotgun sequence genome is shown below.
GTGTTTGTGACTTCAGTTATAAGTTCACAGCAAACACTTCAAGGTTTAGGCTTTCTGTACTTGTTATGCTGGAAATAAGTCCAACTTCTAGTTATGTTACTTCTGCttaggaaaagtttctttttccGTTCTGGAGGGTTTTTTTGTAGATTCCCTTAAGACAAAATGAGTCAATGTGTGGTTGCCATGAGTTGCAAACTGGCAGCAGTAATGTAGTAGGTTTtagaaaacttaaaaaaacatTGGAGTTCCTGAAgtttgtgattttgttttagGCTGATGTTGTGATTAAATTCCCAGAAGAGGATGTGCCATCCACGGTCCAGTCCAAGAACCTCTTTGTTCCCAAGCCTGAAATTAAGGTACAGTCAAAACCAAAAGCCATGTGCAGAGATTGGAGGGAGAGGCCTAATCCTAGTTTAATTTATCTAGTCTTAGTTCTAATATAACTTTGTTTGGATTAGTAATCTGTCACAGAAGTGTTAATAGTGTGTAAGTaaagtaattaaagaaaaaaagattttccacTTAATGGATAGAAATGTGTTGCAGTCCTCTGCTTTATGAATGAGCTATATGTCCTACCAGGAGAGAACAACTGTTGTCAGTGAGAAGATGGAAGTAAGAGAAGTAGAGCAGGTAGTTGGCACCGCAGAAAGCTTTCTGCATCATTCTGAATGCTTGTGCTGTTGACAAGCTAACCACTGCTTCTGTGAGCATGAGGAAAACTTAACTGAGCAAGAGATCAAATGTTCAGACTGCAATAGATGCTACTTTAAAGAGTTGTGCTTTGCCTTCAGAGGAATGCTTGTCATCCAGAACAACACGTACCAGaaaggagcagggctgcagctggtcTTCCATGTGCCTGAGAAGGTCTTCTGTTAAATACTTTATTACTAgctgagtttgtttgtttgcagcacCTCTTCAGGGAACCTGAGAAGAGGCCTCCCACTGTGGTATCTAACACATTCACAGCACTGATTCTCTCACCACTGCTCTTGCTGCTCATTCTGGTGAGTGAACTGAGCcacagaacaaggagaaatgtaTTAAGTGTTACTTAATCCCATCAGCCTGATTCCCTTTTGCAGACTTAACTGTTGTCTATTGGTAGTTGTAACATCCTTTTCTACTCTATTTCAGCTGCATCAACTTGGTGTTTTGTACTTAATGTATGTCAAATCTCACCTGGTCAAGTTAGGTTATACTGTATTTGGAGGGTAAACCTGTGAGCTTGCATTGCAGTGATTTCCCTTTAGCTATTCCCAATGATAGTTGGCATTCCAATAGTCATGTCCGCTGCTCTCTGCAGTTATCAGTACACATGCTGATGACAAACCACTTCAGTGGggaattcttattttttctggaaaacataGATTTGCAATAATAATCTCCTCTTTGcttaaagaaagataaatgagGAGCTGCCTTTGCAGACTCAAGCAGTAGGAGAaatttctgctgcaggagctcaaCAGTGCAGGCTTTGacaaagctgctgttctgtcCTCTGTACCAGAAAACAATGTGCTTCTGTAGAGAATACACTGTATTCATTGAAGAACTTGAATCTCTTTCAAGTCTGTTTCctttaagtttaaaataaaagcttgtgtTTACAAGGACTATTTATtcaggttttccttcttttcGTTTTAGTGGATAAAGATTGGTGCCAACATCTCCAACTTCAGCTTTGCTCCCAGCACCATTGTTTTCCACATGGGACATGCTGGTAAGTGTCACAGGCTTTTCTGCTATGTTTGACCTTCTCACCTGGGAGTTACAGATGTGAGCCATGTTGGTAAATGGGCTTGCAGCCTATTAACTATAATGACATAATAGCATAACGtttgttctcttgttttcaTCTGCCTTCCTGCTTTTCATGATTGTTAATATGATGATAAATCTGTTTTGGCCATCAGCTTGTAACAACGGTCATTATCTGGGCTCCTCTCACACACCATTTATCGGTACTTAATAGAACTTCTTATTTCCAGAGGTCACACTTCTGTTATTGCATGTTTATCCTTTGTAAGTAGAGTTTCTGTAGGGATTGAAACATGTGGGACTATCATctacatcttttcttttatagtgttttctgtgaaaatctTCTTAGGCTGGATCGGGTTTTGTCATCAATTTTATTGTGCTTTTGGTCACATAGTTATTTACTGTCTTGGTAGActctcagaaacacagcaggTTGTGAGAGCATTGGATCTACTGCTTTCCATATGACAACATTCTGCTTTAACCCAAGCCAGTTTCCTTGAAAGCTTTATAAGCTCTTAAAAGTGAGCAAAGGCTAATATCCCCTGTTACAATCCAGAATATCCTCCATGTTTTAATAGCCTCCACGGTCTGTAATGTGTCCATAATTATGCCACCAGAGGATTGGTTGTAAGCTGTCAGTGTcacatttttctgaagtatGGAGACCCAGATGCCTTCTGCTCCTGGCAGTTATACATACATAGTCCTTAAATCTGTCCCTGTGGAGCTTCAGAGACAAGTTAGAAATCAAGTGCTTAGGTGTGGCAGTACAACATAAGAATCGTTCTGGGAATAGCTAATGGTCTTTCTTTGTAGTACGGTTTCAACTCTGGACTCTGTCTTTTTTCACAGCAATGTTGGGGCTTATGTATGTCTACTGGACTCAGCTCAACATGTTCCAAACTCTGAAGTACTTGGCCATTTTGGGTGGTGTCACGTTCCTGGCAGGCAACAGGATGCTGGCTCAGAAAGCAGTAAAACGGTAAGCCAGGCATAGATGCATGAGTGGGAGCTGCTTTTAAATTTGCAGGGAGGAGAACACATCAGTGTCTATCAGTAATTGATGCAGTGACAAGCGTTTTCAGTTCTTCACTCTTGGATGCAGGGACTCTTATGCCTGTTTTCAGATTAAGCCCTAGATTAAACAGACAAGGGCAATGAGGTGTTCTTGCTCAGATGCAGCTGCCTGCTCCTTCAGAGCAGATGGGCTGTGTCTTCTTGCTGAAGAGGGTCGGACACATGGAAAAAGCAATGAGTGAAAGAAAGCACATACACCTTGATGTGGGGAAACCCACTTTTGGCCAGATATTCCCTGACAAAACTGCTTCACTTAGTTGTGTACAAAGCTTTGATAATATTAGATAATTAAAGCCaatataaatgcagaaaatctATACTCCTATGCAACTGTGCTTGTGGGGTATGTTTTAAGAGGTAGAAGGTAAGGTGTGGGTTATCTTACTGCTGTCTTCTACCTGAGGCAGAATTAGAAGAGAGAGGCAGCTGCTTTTTGAAGGATTGTAACAGCCGACAAAGTGCAACACATAGAAGGAACAACATGGAAAGTTCTGATGAATGTTAGGGATACAGAATTCATTGAAGGTGGACAGACGCTGGAAAGGAGGATTTAAAGAGGTTGTAAAACCTTTAtttccctggagatattcagaacttGGCTGGATATGACCTTGAACAATCTGCTTCAGCTTTAAAGTTAACTCTGTTTTGAGCTCACAGTTGGACCGAGTAATCTCCGCAGGTTTGTTCCAACtaaaactattctatgattctgtaataaatGCACTCAGGTATCTACATCAAGCAATGTGAAACACCAGCCAGTCCCAGGCAAGCTTTCTTTGCAGCTAGAAGTTGTAAAGCCAGCTCAGTGTGGTTTTGTTCCCAGGCTGTGCAACTTTGCTCAAGACAGGACTGCTGCTACTGGGACCTGTGCCATAGCAGCTCTGTGTCACTGAGTTGTACTGTGCACACCTGGGTGGGTACTGCAAGCACGGTACAGCAATGCCTTGCCCTGTATGGACATGGTATTTGTGTGGATGCTTCATCTTTGTGCCCTGTGCCACACCTGCAGTCTGGTTGCTGACCCAGGCTTCCAGTGCAGTGCATTAATCAGAATTTGAACCCTTAGCCCTTCTGCCACATGGAGTTTCCACATGAGATTTAAATTTAAGCACTTTTGCCCTAATACAGAACTTGGATTTGAAGATGATCTCATGACCTGCTTTGCCACCAGGCCTGtgcttttcttgcttcctcTTTTTGAACTAATAGAACTCTATCCTTGCGCTCCTATTTGCATAAATAGCCCTAAACTCTCATATTTTTATTGCACTTGACAAGAGGACGAGGACAGtaaaaaaagagacaaacaagagaaaaagcgcagcagcagcaacaacaaaacctcacAAACACAGGAGAGTAGAATTTTCAGGGCTCCCACATTGGTTTGTTGCCTTTCAAACACCTCTACTTGCATGGCTGTAGCAGTGGGGGCAGTTACTCTAATTAGCTCTCTTCATACTGTCCTTTCAGCTGTCTCAGACTTGCTCCTTTGGATGCCCAGCCCTCTGCAGTATGGCACAttctcttgtttattttaataatgtttcacttttaatttaatGATTAACAATAAAGTCATTAGTAGCAATAGATTTCTTAGCCTACAGATGCAAGGGGAAAAGAATACAACAAAGTTTACTTCTAAGTGTCAGCTCAACCAGGGCTTCTGTTAGCACATAAATGCTGATGGTTGGTTCCTACTTCAAAACACTGCAGGGGGtgtctctgtgctttttcactGTACGTGACATGAATCTGCGACCACAGTGGTGGCAGGTTTGAAAGCAGAACTTGTACCTTAGGCTAAAGTTAAACCCTTTGTACGTGACTTTAAAGTTCCAAAAGACAACTTTGTGTTGATGTGCAGCAGGTCTGGCTCCGATGTTAAGTGCACCGATAATTAACTCGATAGCACTTGGAGGCAAAGCTGCTGTTCCTCTATGGAGAACGCTGGTAGTGGTTGGGGGGAACTATATGTAAACTAAATTCTTTCAGAAGCTACCAGAAGGCCtggttttgctctttgcatttctaTCGTGGGCTCTGGTTCCCagagcaaagctgctttcctccttcctatCTTCTCTGaacctttcttcctctctccttttggCAGGATcgctgcagagcagagcagtagGTTGGCAAAGTATAGAACGCTGCGGTAAAAAGGGGTTTTGCTAGTGACCAACTCTTCTAGAAGTAAGGGTCTTTTTGGAATTTGCCTTTCTTGGGCGGGCTGTCTGCTTCATTTCACTTCATTCCTCATTTCTTGCACAAAAAGGTACCTGAGCTGAAGCTGCCTCCTTTCAGCATTGTTTATTTGGCTTTAAATCAGTCCTTGGGTGTCCTTGGCTACAGCTGGGCTTGCATACTAGCAGTCTATGTCCATGAAGACTAAGTGGTCTACATGTGATTCCTTAATAATCTCATCTTGTGGTGATATGTGCATGTTAATACACTGGGTGTAGGAATAAAGATAGAAACAATGCTGCTTGTACTGTAAATAATTAGCAGTGTTGGCTAAAGGAGGGCATAACCAAGGCAGCTGGTATCTGGGCCTTTCCCATCCTGCTGTGGGTACTCCTTGCCCCATCTGCAGTGTCCTGGCTGTTCAGCTGCTGGGCACTCTGACTGCTAGCAGAGCTAAATTAAGCCCTTGCTTGGATGGCAAAAGCTCTGTATGCACCGTCTTATTCAGCTGAGGACACAACCTAATCCAGGATTCACCCTTCAATTAGACTGAACTGGTTGTGATGGCTCAGTcattggcagcagcagcagccaactCCCCACGAATGAGTGCAGTCATCCAATAGGATCTCCATTAGCACATACTAGTGTAAAGCCCTTCATTGCCTTTGAATCTGAGCAGGTAAGGTCCCGGTTTGTTATATCCACAGTGTGATGGGAGGCAGAACTACTGTCACTGCATGCTGCCCATTTTGTGTGTATGGCTTCATTTCTTATTAACACACTACTTTataaaggggaaaggaaagagaatgtgGGATGAGTCCTGGGACCAGAACCGCTGCAGAATGTGCTGTACTGGTGCAcctcagcagcacctgctcTCTCATGTTCATAGCCAGCACTCCATACACACAGCGCATTGAACAGAGCTCAGTTTTGTGGTGCAAAGCAAAACGGTGTGGGTGGCTGCAGAAACAGTGTGCAACGTGCTATAAGCTTCTGTTTGCACATCAGATAGCACGGAGGATGGCTTCAGGACAATTACCTATGGACTATTGGCATTATTCCCATAGGTAAAACAGCCTGGCACCACCTCTGCTCTCCATGGAGTGTTTAGAGGTGTAATAGCAGCAAACAATCTCTGACAGGTTCCTGGAGGTGCCTGTCACTTGTTCTGGTTGCTGGATGCTTCTCTTTTTACCACAGCTTGGAGCTCGTGGCTTTCAGCTTTAGTGGCCTGTTGCCAAACACTTAGGAAGTGTGTTCTCCACAGCTTGCAAATATTCTGCTTCTCAGCTGGGTATTTTAACTCCTTAATTCCCTGTGGGCTATGAGTCATCCTGGAAGATCTTGGAAATAGTTTATCCACAAACCATAATTGCTGCCATGTGCAGCCACAAGCACCTTTCATCACTGCTGGGTTTCTGATGCCCCAGATAGGCCAGTTAAGACTGTATTGCTACCAGCATCTGGGGTTGGGCTGTAAAGTGCACTCAGCTACGCCTCTCTCTGGCTccttggaagagaaaaggaCCCCCAAAAGATGGACTTGCTGTGCCCACCTTGTTGAAGatctttcctttgtgtttgcCAGCTGGTTCCAATTGGATATAATGGTCCTGTTGAAAGTGGAGGTGTGGCAGAGTAGCTGCAGGCTGCTTTGCATTCAGCCCTGCTGTTTTGtccagttttgtgtttttcaaggCTCATTTGTTCCTTTTGCACCAGAAATTGACCTTCATTTCACCCAGCGTTTCCATACTACTTGTATTAATTTCTCACTTAGGTTGCAGTCCTGGTTTTATCACTCTCCTCTCAAAGAAGCTTCCTTTGAGAGAGAATGAAGGGTCTGGGGGCACTTGTACAGtgtaaagaagtgctttgtTGCCTGGGAGAGTTAATTGTTTGGGTTTCCCTTCCCAGGACACAGTAGCACcagaagaatggaagaaatggggaaaaacagagcaaacaccttcagaacagaaacacGGAAGTCactgaaagagcagaaggatgaaagcagcagaatttttttatatatatgtatgaagTCAAGAAGGTTCCAGTTAAACTTCTTACAAGGTGTCGATTTCTCATTGTTGTGTTCATGCTACTTGAGTGTTTTTCATACGAAACCAGAAAGTCGTTTCTTCCTTCCATCCCCGCCCCCTTTCTCTGCCCTtggaatgttttaatttctttttgaagacgaagaagaagaaggaaaacaattctcctttccccaggtgccccctcctcctcctgaaCCATTTGtgaataaagaggaaagaacGGTCCTGAGTTTTGGTTTGGCTGTTTCAGTCTCTGGCTGGAAGTTGGGCTCATTGAACAGAGCTTGTTCTGGTGGGTGATTTCTGTGTATTAGTCACTGTGCTGAGGAGCTTCCTGttctttcctgtcctttccCAGAGGTACACGTTTATATGGGGACGCTTCCCACTCCTGCCTGTCCTTTGCAATgctttcatctgcatttctgtgctaaCCCGTGTTCTCTGACTCAGGATGGAGCCTGGCCAGGCCACGTGGAGCTGCCAGGGCCGCTCTCAGCTCAAACAGGAGGAGTCCCTGGGGCTGTCCCTGTGGGCTGCATCCCTGGCTGTGTCTGCCCCGGCAGGTTTTTGGGGGATCCTTCTCACATCGATTCTAACACTGAGCTTTGAAGTTGTATTGGGGTAATTTTGTGTCATCATCAGATTAATGATGTGGGAAGTGGAGGATGAGGACGTTGGGGAACGGTGCAGATTTCTGGAGAGTTCTCCCGATGAACAATTTCCACATGGAAAACTTAGCAGTTGCTCCTGGCTCCTTCCCCTGCATCCATGTGTTGGCTCCCGTTTGTCCCATGTCAGATGGGTTTCTTTCAAGCCCTTTTGGCAGAGGAACTTCATGAAACGTCTATGGGAAATCCAAGAAAATGAGATCAACCAGCAAATATGCGGCCGAGGGGCCAATTCCTGCACAGCACCTCACATGTGTgagacacagctctgctttctgacagCCATGTTGCCTCTTCCGCGCTGCAGTCGTTCACACTGAGCTCACCGTGTCTGTTCTTTGTCATCCCAgttcctgctgctttgttcGTGGTGAACTTGACACTGAACCTTATGAGCTCAAGGAACTCTCCTGCACTGCTTCAAATGACCGATCTCATGTTGTATTTGAGCCTTCTGAGAGTAACGGACTTATATCCTCTGGAATTCCTTTTCACCCTTTAGAGCTCTTTGGAGCCTCGTATTTCATCCTGCTCTACCCATCAGCTTTGTGTCATGCCTTGTTTCTCTACTGCTGCTCCCAGTGTTTGGCTCTTAGAAGAGCTCTGGCCCATTCTCCAAGGAGAGAACTGCAAAAAGAAACCCATGTGGTTTTGCTGTGATGCTTTTCCTGAGCTCTGCTTGttgctattgatttttttcctacatttttgATAGGAAAGgatgcttttattcttctggCCTTTTACTCATCAGACACGTTGTTTTGTTTCAATCCTTTAATCTGCCAGAGTTGGAgcatttccttcctcattttgACCAAACCTGAACTTTCAAATGAACCCTTTTGATGACACTTgcatgtttgtttcattttgcttccttgtttttgtccccttgtttattttctgctttaagaatctgctgctttggatgcaTTTCTTTGGTCTGTTTTCCCCCATTCCTTCCCTTGCAGTGAGCTGTAATGACTTCACACATGCTGGCTGCTGTGACACAACAGCCTTACAAGCTCTTTGAACCAAGCCTTGCATTCATTCTGTTGCAGGTCGTTCTCCAGCTGCCCTGTAAAGCAGGCTgtctcactgcagcagctccctctgtAATGGTTACAGGTGACCCATTAGCActtgctgctgtcacagctttgctgctgtacAACATCCCCTCGTTGCTTTGTGGCACTGGAATTGTGATCTGAACAGGGAGAACGTAACCTGTAGGGGTTCAGTGCAAGTAGGAGTTCATTCCCGTGTATGCTGGAGCCTAATATACAAGAATGGGATTGCTTGGGGGAAAAGGAGCTGGAATGTACTGCAGGTGAGTAAGGGATTGTTTGGGTGCAAGGAGGATGCTTTAAGAGTCCCCAGTGTTTGTGTGCAGGTGTGTTTCCAGCCTGGTCCTTAGTGGCTGGCACTGGCCCTGATGCCTTtgcaagcacagctctgagctgtaTTCTGTGCTCCTGCCAGCTCTCCTTGAGTGCTATCTTCCACTGTGTGCCCAGAATCAATAGGTTGGTGTCTCAACAGACAAAGAGCCGCCTTGACCTGCTGTTGAACAGGTTTATTTAGAACAGCTTTTATTCCCTGCTAACGATGGGAGCGCAGACCCCATCCTGGCgttatttacatttcagaagaCATAAATATTACACAAACAGTAGAAGAGTTTGGGTGACGGGGAAAGGAGTCGCTGTGTGAGAGATTTCTGTCCTAATAACTTGTGATAGTGCAAACATTTACTGCTGTAACCCTGTAGCCATGGTGGAGCTCAGAGCCGCAGCACGGCACATTGaattaaaacacagcatcagCCCAATCAGATGCACAGGGATTTCTTTTAActcctgcagagcaaagctgtAGCTTCAATTTAAACACCTTGAGGCTGATCAGTAACTGCTTATAACGAGCTTTGAATGTTCAGTTTTGCTGCCAGGGCTCTATGAAGGAGGTAACAGCCCCCAGCAGTGTCGGTGATGGGTGGTGAACGTGTGGGTTCATGTCTGACCTCACCCTGTGCTGAGCTGCGGGTGGTTGTGCCATCAGCATCTGTTTAAAGGAGGCTGTAATCAGTTCACTGAACCGCCCAAAGGTGCTTTAATGGTGGCCTCATGTACATTCATTGGGCCCCTCAAACAGAGTGATGATTTGGCAGAGATTTTGCTACATTTTATGATCCAAAAACCTCAATTAGTAACAAATGTCTCCAGGATCACAAGCGTGATGTTGTTTTAGCAGCCTGAGGTTAAACCACAGAAGTTTGGTGGGTTTTTAATCTGATTCACTACTCAAACCAGTGCTTAGAGGGGGGAATTATACAGTAAAGATTGAAGTAGATGAAGTAGTGCATCAGAACCGCATTCCTTTTAGCAGGTTTGAGTGTACGCATCAGCCTCCAGCTGGTCACCTCCAGGAGTGTCTTCATTGCTGTGGATGGCTTCTATGCACTTAGATCCGTGAGCTCTGAATCGTTCTGGACaagaagcaggagggaaggagaattAACAAAAAGCTATTGGTGAGCACATGCACACAGGTCTCTTCACACTGCTTCGTATTATGCTGACTATGGTTAGACAGGTTTAATTTCTGAGGCAGAGGAGGAAGGTTGGAATTGCTGCATAAACACATTTGTGTGAGTGAAGGTGATAGCAGCAATACCCTGTGTGGGGGCACTCAGTGCCCTGGGGCTGTCAAGGTTTAGAGCATATTTCTGGCTTCAGGTGACTGATTTTAGGACTGGGGAATACAGAACACTGTGAGGCTTCATTTCCCATTCAATGCAATGAATGCTCTGTCCTGCTCATAAAGCCCCGTGTTACATGCTGTGCTTACAGAACTGCACAGGGGATGGTACTCACCAGAGCACGGGGAGAcggaaaagggaaaaatatttacatgaacACAGCCAGGGTGCTGGGAAACCCCTCTAACCGACTGCTGTTCACATCCTGAGGCCTGTGAAAGAACAGAGCAGGATGAACGATGTCTGAACTGGGATGAaggtggtttttcttttccctgctgctaTTTGGCTGAACTCTGGATGTGaggaggcagcacagggaggtgctgcaggctggATAGAACTGTGCCTTACCTGCACCACAACTGCCCAGGAGTGGGCTGTGCTTACAGGTAGGAGCTTGATTCTTTCCCTGGGTGTATGTGAAAGATAGCACCTAGTCCAGTAGCTTCACTTCTGCTTCGTGTTTGCTAGACAGCAAAAAGGGCCTTGTCTCATTCCTGCAGCAAGCAGATAACGGGATGGCTCCCACCTACCTTTGATGCTGCAGCATGGCTCCCAAGAAGTCCCTCAGTACCATCTGCTGGTGGTAGCGGCTGTCCATCAGGATGCTGTCCGACTGGCGCCTCGTCAGGAGCTTGTGCATCCCTTCTCCTGGGCTGCTCTCACTGTTTCTGTTACGTGAAGATGAGAAACAGAATCTGTGTGAGAGCTGCTTCAGTCCTTTGCTCAGATGATGGCTTGGAGTGAGCAGCATGGCAGGGAACCTGCTGGGCCTGGGGCTGTTCTGTGCTCcctgagagcacagctgcattTGCCCAGAGCTTCTTGCATCTGACTGGGCTGATCTACCTAAGCAAAGCTACCCGAGTGCTGGTAGAGAGGCAGTTCTCTGTGTTCAAACAGGCCTGGAATAATAGCATAAAAAACAGGTGTGAAAGATGGTTGCAGCTGTTAAtctgtgaagctgctgcttgttgCTGCTGGTGTGGTAGAGCTCTCAGCCAATGTGACACAGGTTTAGAGGGAAGGATTAATTAGGATTCGTGATAATCGTTGTGATTAGAGAGATGTTAGAAGTGGGTATGCAGAATGTCCTCTTGgctgtggagcagcaggagagatTGCTTCTGTTGCAGTGGAAGGCAGCTATTTCTGCTACATGCATGAGATGTAATCAGCAATGCACTGCCCCAAGGACAGCAGATCCCTGTGCCTTACCTGAGTCTCTTGCCAATAATGGTCTGTAAGAACTTGCGGGCTGAAATCTGCCCCAGGAATTTGCGGTAGTTGTCAGTAAATATGGCATCAGCGTGG
Proteins encoded:
- the GHRH gene encoding somatoliberin; protein product: MLDKATLFLFLHLVSSSISSPLYPALRYSPGPVTGKAVNFQLLDHSVLQSHSPSVKQDEEGLLRDPTEKRMQRHADAIFTDNYRKFLGQISARKFLQTIIGKRLRNSESSPGEGMHKLLTRRQSDSILMDSRYHQQMVLRDFLGAMLQHQRPQDVNSSRLEGFPSTLAVFM